Within Fusibacter sp. A1, the genomic segment CCGCAGATTTCTTGATCGCCCAGTTGAATACTTCTCTTGGGTGGACAAGGGTTTGATTGAGGGTACCTACAGAGACAACATGTCTCCCGATGATATTGTTTTTTGTGTTAAGTCCAATCACCAAAAAATGTTCTCTGTCTTCAAATTTAAGTTCTTTGTGTACATAGTTGAACACATCTTCTGGTGATGTGAATTTTAAATCCGATTTAATCTTGGAGCAGTCATAGCGCCTTGCCAGTTCAAAACTGGCCATCAGCTGGCAAGCTTTGCTGTCTCCAATTCCACTGATTTTTTTCAACTCCGAACCATCAGCCATGGCTAAACCCTTGAGACCTCCAAGTGTCTTAAGCAGCTCTGAGGAAAGCGCCAGTGCGGACTTTTCCTTTGTGCCGGTCCTAAGGATGATCGCAAGTAGTTCTGAATTGGTAAGTGACTTGACTCCGTTATTCATAAGGCGTTCGCGC encodes:
- the radC gene encoding DNA repair protein RadC, which encodes MHQRIKDLHGEDKPRERLMNNGVKSLTNSELLAIILRTGTKEKSALALSSELLKTLGGLKGLAMADGSELKKISGIGDSKACQLMASFELARRYDCSKIKSDLKFTSPEDVFNYVHKELKFEDREHFLVIGLNTKNNIIGRHVVSVGTLNQTLVHPREVFNWAIKKSAASVVLAHNHPSGHVEPSREDVLLTERMVEAGKIVGIKVVDHIIVGNNEYYSLKANDRM